Part of the Thermococcus sp. genome is shown below.
CGGGTTTTCGATTCAAAGAGCGGACACATAGTTGGCAGGCTCGACGAAAGCTTTGTTATGGACCTTGAGGAGGGCATGGAGTTCGTTATGAACGGGCGGAGCTGGATTGTGCTCAAAATCGACGAAGAGGCGAGACTTTTGAAGGTCCGCGAGAGCAAGAGCCTTGAGAGTGCAATTCCAAGCTGGGAGGGCGAGATGATTCCAGTTCCCTTTGGCGTTGCCTTCGACGTGGGCAGGCTGAGGAGGGAGCTGGCCTTCGACTTTGATAGGGCAAAGGAGCTTCTGAAGGGTGTTGAGTTTAAGGAAAAGGAACTCAGAAGGGCCCTTGAAGAAATCAAGGATGAGCCGTTCCCAACCGACAGGGATATAGTTGTGGAGAGCACTCCGAAGGCATTGATAATCCACGCAGATTTCGGAAGCAGGACAAACGAGGCCATTGGTAGAATAGTGCACTCGCTTTTAATCCTTCACTACGGCAGAGTCTTCTCTGTGAGGAGTCAGGGACACGCGATAGTGTTCAAGACTCCCTTCCAGCTTAACCCTGAGGAAGTTAAGAGATACATCTATCAGGAACCGGGGAGCGTGGAGTTTATGGTCTCGCGCGCCCTGAGGGATTCCCACCCCTATCGCTGGCGTATGCTGAACGTTGCAAAGCGCTTTGGCGCTCTGAGAAGGGATGCGAAGATAAAAAGAATAGAGAGACTCTTCGAAGGAACCGTGATTGAGAGGGAGACCTTAAACGAGCTCTACCACGACAAGGTAGATATCAAAAGGGCCGAACTCGTCATGGAGCTCCTCAAGGTCGGCTCGCTGAGGGTAAAGACAACTCTCAGGAAAGAGCCTTCAAAGCTGGCCAGGCTCAACATGACGGTAAGTGGGGAGTTTCTGCTCTCAGGCGTTATGGAGAGGGACGAGCTGATAGAACTCTTCAAGAAGAGACTCCTTGAGCACGAGGTCGTTTTAGTTTGCACAAACTGCGGGTGGCATTCAAAAACCAAAGTCTCCCGTCTGCGGAACGTAAAGCTGAGACAGTGCCCGCGCTGTGGCTCGAAGATGTTGGCCGTATCCCACCCGATTGACGCGGAGGAATTCCTTGGGGTTCTTGAAAAGGTTCGCCACGGGGAGCCCCTCGGGAGAAAGGAGGAGAGGGCCTACAGGAAACTGTTGAAAGCGGCCGACCTAGTTGATTCTTACGGTTTTGAGGCTGTCTTAGCTTTAGCCAGCTACGGAACCGGGCCGGACACGGCAGCGAGGTTGCTCGCACAGTACAAGGGTGATGCCCTAATCCTGGCCCTTATGGAGAGGGAGAGACAGTTCATAAGGACGAGGCGGTTCTGGGTTGGGAGAAAGGAAGACGAAGAGGATAAAACCGCATAACGGGTTTTTCCTCGGTGAGCTGGGCGCTTCATTCACTTCCATAGACCTCGTTAAGAGCCTTCAGGAACTCGCTCGCGGTAACGACGTCCCTGACGTCAATGCGCTCGAACTTTGTGTGCGAGATGTCGAGGTTGCCGGGGCCAAAGACTATGGTTCTGGTTCCGTTGTACATGAAGTTTATCGCATCCGTCCAGCTACGCATTCCGCCGAACTCATCCAAGCCGGTCTTTTCCATCGCCTTCTTGGCGAGCTGGACTATCTCCTCATCGGGCTCAAGCCTGTAGCCGTCCCATATCTCCGTGTACTCGTAGCTCTTCGTGTACTCGTCGAGTATCGGGTCCATAAGGTCGAGTACGTCCTCAACCTCCTGCTCGGGCAAAAGCCTCGCCTCAAGCCTTCCCCTGCAGAGGGCCGGGATGAGATAAACTGGGTTCTCGCAGACGAGCTCCTGAATGCCGATGTGCGGGTCAAAGAATTCGCCCTTTGCATTGAAGGGTTCGAGCTTTTTAAGCTCCTCAAGCATCTTGTAAGTTTCCTCAATCGCGTTTATCCCGCTTTCGGGGCAGGCTCCGTGAGCCTCTTTGCCGTCCACCTCGAAATAGGCCTCTATGTTGCCGGCGTGTGCTATGTGGACCTCTAAATCTGTCGGCTCCAGAACGACTGCCATCTTTGGGCGATATCTCTCCATGAAGAGTGCCGAACCCCTTCCTCCCTGCTCTTCGTCGCTGACGAAAACCACTCCAACGTTGAGGTCCTTCCCTTCCTTCCTGAGTTCCTCAAGCATGAGCAGAATTGCCGCGGCACCGCCTTTAATGTCGCTTGAGCCCGTTCCGTAGATTATGTTGCCCCTGACGAAGGGTTCCGCCCTTATGGGTATCGTGTCCACGTGGACTTCATAGAACAGCTCGGCATCTGGGTTAACAACGAGGTCTATTATCTCGCCGTCGCTCTCAATCTTGACGTCGTAGTCGAGCCTGTGGAGGAACTCCATAATGTGGAGCATAATCCTGTCTTCCTGGCCGGATGGTGACGGGATTTTCAAAAGCTGGAGGAGTATCTCCTTCGCTCTCTCGGTCTTCATTTGGGTCACCTAATGTGTTTTGGAGGGTGA
Proteins encoded:
- a CDS encoding M20/M25/M40 family metallo-hydrolase encodes the protein MKTERAKEILLQLLKIPSPSGQEDRIMLHIMEFLHRLDYDVKIESDGEIIDLVVNPDAELFYEVHVDTIPIRAEPFVRGNIIYGTGSSDIKGGAAAILLMLEELRKEGKDLNVGVVFVSDEEQGGRGSALFMERYRPKMAVVLEPTDLEVHIAHAGNIEAYFEVDGKEAHGACPESGINAIEETYKMLEELKKLEPFNAKGEFFDPHIGIQELVCENPVYLIPALCRGRLEARLLPEQEVEDVLDLMDPILDEYTKSYEYTEIWDGYRLEPDEEIVQLAKKAMEKTGLDEFGGMRSWTDAINFMYNGTRTIVFGPGNLDISHTKFERIDVRDVVTASEFLKALNEVYGSE